One Ricinus communis isolate WT05 ecotype wild-type chromosome 1, ASM1957865v1, whole genome shotgun sequence DNA window includes the following coding sequences:
- the LOC8287175 gene encoding E3 ubiquitin-protein ligase MIEL1 isoform X1, with translation MADAEADITNTAPLPSIQDTGRPEYGCDHYRRRCKIRAPCCQQIFSCRHCHNEATNAMSKPKDRHEIVRHDIQQVICSLCNFEQQVAQVCTNCGVKMGEYFCNICKFYDDDTTKGQFHCEGCGICRVGGQDKFFHCEKCGSCYQVELRNNHSCVENSMKNCCPVCYEYLFDSVKGATVMRCGHTMHADCFQEMAKQNQYRCPICSKTVLEMGRYWRMLDQETLQNFNSDVESVGLVEDQTVSTGSKLFKCPENTVMRSQFYAMTAMRPAKLHFTLLGLSAVTANPITREGFQHQLVNE, from the exons ATGGCAGATGCAGAGGCAGACATAACAAACACGGCGCCTCTTCCGTCAATACAAGATACTGGAAGACCTGAATACGG ATGTGATCATTACCGTAGGAGATGCAAAATTCGAGCTCCGTGTTGTCAACAAATATTCTCCTGCCGCCATTGTCATAACGAGGCTACT AATGCTATGAGCAAACCTAAAGATCGTCATGAAATTGTTAGGCATGATATTCAACAA GTTATTTGTTCACTTTGCAATTTTGAGCAGCAG GTTGCTCAGGTTTGCACAAATTGTGGAGTCAAGATGGGTGAATACTTTTGTAATATATGCAAATTTTATGACGATGAT ACAACTAAAGGACAATTTCACTGCGAAGGATGTGGAATTTGTAG AGTTGGCGGTCAAGACAAGTTTTTCCACTGTGAGAAGTGTG GTTCTTGCTATCAAGTGGAGCTGCGTAATAATCATTCATGTGTTGAGAATTCCATGAAGAATTGTTGCCCAGTCTGTTATGAG TATCTTtttgattcagttaaaggtgcaaCAGTTATGAGGTGTGGACACACCATGCATGCAGATTGCTTTCAGGAGATGGCTAAACAAAATCa GTACCGTTGTCCAATCTGCTCCAAGACTGTACTGGAAATGGGACGCTATTGGAGAATGCTAGACCAGGAG ACACtccaaaattttaatagtGATGTGGAATCTGTTGGTTTAGTGGAAGACCAGACTGTATCAACTGG atCGAAGCTGTTCAAATGCCCAGAGAATACCGTTATGAG GTCCCAATTTTATGCAATGACTGCAATGAGACCAGCAAAGTTGCATTTCACGTTATTGGGCTTAAGTGCAGTCACTGCGAATCCTATAACACGCGAAGGATTTCAACACCAGCTGGTCAATGAGTGA
- the LOC8287175 gene encoding E3 ubiquitin-protein ligase MIEL1 isoform X2 — MADAEADITNTAPLPSIQDTGRPEYGCDHYRRRCKIRAPCCQQIFSCRHCHNEATNAMSKPKDRHEIVRHDIQQVICSLCNFEQQVAQVCTNCGVKMGEYFCNICKFYDDDTTKGQFHCEGCGICRVGGQDKFFHCEKCGSCYQVELRNNHSCVENSMKNCCPVCYEYLFDSVKGATVMRCGHTMHADCFQEMAKQNQYRCPICSKTVLEMGRYWRMLDQEIEAVQMPREYRYEVPILCNDCNETSKVAFHVIGLKCSHCESYNTRRISTPAGQ; from the exons ATGGCAGATGCAGAGGCAGACATAACAAACACGGCGCCTCTTCCGTCAATACAAGATACTGGAAGACCTGAATACGG ATGTGATCATTACCGTAGGAGATGCAAAATTCGAGCTCCGTGTTGTCAACAAATATTCTCCTGCCGCCATTGTCATAACGAGGCTACT AATGCTATGAGCAAACCTAAAGATCGTCATGAAATTGTTAGGCATGATATTCAACAA GTTATTTGTTCACTTTGCAATTTTGAGCAGCAG GTTGCTCAGGTTTGCACAAATTGTGGAGTCAAGATGGGTGAATACTTTTGTAATATATGCAAATTTTATGACGATGAT ACAACTAAAGGACAATTTCACTGCGAAGGATGTGGAATTTGTAG AGTTGGCGGTCAAGACAAGTTTTTCCACTGTGAGAAGTGTG GTTCTTGCTATCAAGTGGAGCTGCGTAATAATCATTCATGTGTTGAGAATTCCATGAAGAATTGTTGCCCAGTCTGTTATGAG TATCTTtttgattcagttaaaggtgcaaCAGTTATGAGGTGTGGACACACCATGCATGCAGATTGCTTTCAGGAGATGGCTAAACAAAATCa GTACCGTTGTCCAATCTGCTCCAAGACTGTACTGGAAATGGGACGCTATTGGAGAATGCTAGACCAGGAG atCGAAGCTGTTCAAATGCCCAGAGAATACCGTTATGAG GTCCCAATTTTATGCAATGACTGCAATGAGACCAGCAAAGTTGCATTTCACGTTATTGGGCTTAAGTGCAGTCACTGCGAATCCTATAACACGCGAAGGATTTCAACACCAGCTGGTCAATGA
- the LOC8287176 gene encoding zinc finger protein CONSTANS-LIKE 13 — protein sequence MSDFGRTPDEQQTMMTQQHHQQERLCDYCNDTTALLYCRADSAKLCISCDREVHSTNQLFSKHTRSLLCDSCDASPASIFCETEHSVFCQNCDWEKHNLSLSSVHNRRPIEGFSGFPSVSELVSILGFEDLGDKKDKKALLFNEGDNGLASSGPDGSGFEDGYSDLLIWETPAVVSIDDLIVSSDSGPNFPALGVPPLPKNRNAVCGQHKEEILRQLRELAGLEPDPNCHNPETEPTYVFQSAAGENMQTRMTHKCCEPVARPISSPSYEENIFNWLSDNGEAGNQVSVPCTLPRSHLEESPVVPDKQSNIDGSASYANGSHEGEPQYPASTGLISVFPKVVSHDINSQERDSAISRYKEKRKTRRYDKHIRYESRKARAESRTRIRGRFAKMDR from the exons ATGAGTGATTTTGGTAGAACCCCAGATGAGCAGCAAACCATGATGACTCAACAGCACCACCAACAGGAACGACTCTGTGATTACTGTAATGACACTACAGCTCTTCTTTATTGCAGAGCTGACTCTGCTAAGCTTTGCATCTCATGTGACCGTGAAGTTCACTCTACAAATCAGCTTTTCTCTAAGCACACTCGCTCTTTGTTATGTGATTCTTGTGATGCGTCCCCTGCTTCTATCTTTTGCGAGACAGAGCACTCTGTTTTTTGCCAAAATTGTGACTGGGAAAAGCACAATCTTTCTTTGTCTTCTGTGCATAACCGTAGGCCGATTGAAGGGTTTAGTGGTTTTCCTTCAGTGAGCGAGCTGGTCAGTATTTTGGGATTTGAAGATCTTGGTGATAAGAAGGATAAGAAAGCTTTGCTTTTTAATGAAGGCGATAATGGGTTGGCCAGTTCTGGGCCTGATGGGTCGGGTTTTGAAGATGGGTATTCGGATTTGTTGATTTGGGAAACTCCTGCTGTTGTTAGCATTGATGATTTGATAGTCTCAAGTGATTCAGGTCCAAATTTCCCGGCTTTAGGCGTGCCTCCATTGCCAAAG AATCGTAATGCTGTATGCGGGCAACACAAAGAAGAAATACTTCGTCAGCTCCGTGAACTAGCAGGGTTGGAGCCTGACCCAAATTGCCACAATCCAGAGACTGAACCTACCTATGTCTTCCAGTCAGCTGCTGGAGAAAATATGCAAACGAGGATGACGCATAAGTGTTGTGAACCTGTTGCTCGGCCAATCTCATCACCTTCTTATGAG gaaaatatatttaactggTTGAGTGATAATGGTGAGGCTGGGAATCAAGTTTCTGTTCCTTGTACATTACCAAGAAGCCACTTGGAAGAAAGTCCTGTTGTTCCTGACAAGCAGTCCAATATTGATGGCAGTGCAAGTTATGCCAATGGCAGTCATGAAGGGGAACCACAATATCCTGCCTCTACAGGATTGATATCAGTTTTCCCAAAAGTTGTATCTCATGACATAAACAGCCAGGAGAGGGACTCTGCAATCTCACGGTACAAGGAGAAGAGGAAAACAAGAAG gtaCGATAAGCACATTAGATATGAATCAAGGAAGGCTCGAGCAGAAAGCAGAACGAGAATTAGAGGGCGCTTTGCAAAGATGGATCGCTGA